The genomic interval AACCTCCAGACGCCGGTGCAATTCCGGCCCCCGCAACACTTTTTCAAACGATCCGCTTCCGGCGGGTCGTTTGTGGTATTATGAAAACATGAAAAACGACAATCGCACCGAAGAAATGCGTAAAATCAAAGATGAGGTGCTGAATCTTAAAGAATCTCCGTTGTACAAAGAGCGGATAAAAAATAAGGCTCTTCCTGTGATAGGTGAGGGAAGCCATAACGCCCGCATTATGTTTATTGGAGAGGCGCCTGGCAAGAACGAAGCAGAAACAGGCAGGCCTTTTTGTGGTGCGGCAGGCAATGTGCTGGATAAGCTCTTAGAGTCCATTTCGCTTGATAGAAAAGAGGTGTATGTAACCAATGTAGTAAAAGACCGTCCCACATCAAATAGGGACCCTCTGCCTGAAGAAATAAAGCTATATGCGCCGTTTTTGGATAGGCAGATAGACATCATTCAGCCGAAAGTCATCGCAACACTTGGGCGGTTTTCTATGGGTTATATTATGAGAAAGTTTGGGCTTGAATCCGAGCTCCAATCCATAAGCAAGATGCACGGCAAGGTGTTTGAGGCAAAAGCAAGGTACGGCTTGGTAAGAATTCTCCCTCTCTATCACCCCGCAGTTGCCCTTTATAACGGGAGCGAGATGGATACGCTTAAAAAGGATTTTGGGCTGCTGAAAAAGTTTATATCATAATATATTGACAGGCTAATAAATATATGTTATAATCCACCTGAGTAAATTTAAAAATTCGGAGGAAGATATGCGAGTCCAAGCACTAACCATTGAAAAGGCGTTGAGAATACATAGAGAACAAATGGGGGAAAAGCTAAAAGATGCTTTTTGCGAGCCGCATTTTCGCAAAAGCTGTGTGAGATGTATGTGCTATCCAATATATCCGTCCGCTTTTAATGCGATTATTATTTCCGCAGCAACCTTTTTGGCTCTTACGGCGATATATCTGTTTTTCGAAATTCGGATTGGGTAGCATTATTCTAATGACATTCAATCTTCGGATGGAATCTAAATGTTAATGACGAGGGTTGCTTCGGTAGCCCTCTTTTTATTTTTCGTAGTACAATAAACATATATGAACAATTTCAAAAAAATAGCGATGGTCGTAAGTGCTTTTGCTCCCGTTTTCGCCTACGCGCAGAGCGGTTCG from Candidatus Niyogibacteria bacterium CG10_big_fil_rev_8_21_14_0_10_46_36 carries:
- a CDS encoding uracil-DNA glycosylase, whose protein sequence is MKNDNRTEEMRKIKDEVLNLKESPLYKERIKNKALPVIGEGSHNARIMFIGEAPGKNEAETGRPFCGAAGNVLDKLLESISLDRKEVYVTNVVKDRPTSNRDPLPEEIKLYAPFLDRQIDIIQPKVIATLGRFSMGYIMRKFGLESELQSISKMHGKVFEAKARYGLVRILPLYHPAVALYNGSEMDTLKKDFGLLKKFIS